GCCGCGTCGCGGACGGTGATCGACCTGCTGGTGAACCGCTGCCGTCCCTTCATCTATTCCACCAGCCTGCCGCCGGGTGCGGCGGCCGCGGCACAGGCGGCGCTCGCCATCGTCGAAGGCGATGAGGGGCGGCGGTTGCGGCGGGATCTGCAACGCAAGACCGCCCTGTTCACCGCCATCCTGCGGGCGGCCGGCTGCGATCTTCTGGCGAGCAGCACCCAGATCGTGCCGGTGATCACCCGCCAGCCGGATGCGACCATGCGGGCCAGCCGGCGGCTGCTGGAAGAGGGCTATTTCGTGCAGGGGATCCGGCCGCCGACGGTGCCCGAGGGGCTTTGCCGGTTGCGGGCCACCCTGATGGCCAGCCACGCCGACGCCGACGTCGAAAACGCCGCCCGGGCCATTGTCCGGGTTGTCGGGGACGGCGACGATGGCTGAGATTCTGCTGCCGGACGGTCGCCGACTGGCCTACAGCCGCAGCGGCGCCGGGCGCCCCCTGGTGCTGCTGCACGGCTGGTGCATGTCGCGCGCCGTCTTCCGTGAATTTCTCGAGCGGCCGCCGGCCGGCTGCCAGGTCGTGGCCTTCGACCTGCCGGGCCATGGCGCAAGCGATCCCGCCGCGGGAGCGTCGCTGGCCGACTGGGTGCGGGATCTGGCGGCGGCCATCGAGCTTCTTCGCCTGCAGCGGCCGGTTCTCTGCGGTTGGTCGCTGGGCGGCATGCTTTGTCTGCAGCTGGCAGTACAGGCGGGGTGTTCGGCTGCGGCGCTCGTGCTGATCGGTACCACGCCCCGGTTCGTCAACGGTGACGGCTGGCAGGTCGGGGTACCGCCGGCCCGGCTCGCCGCCATGCGGCGGGATGTCCGGCGCAGCTATCGCCCGGCCATGGAGCGTTTCTACCGGATGATGTTCGCCGAAAACGAGCTTGCACCGGCCGAATACCGGCGCATCGCCCGCTTCGCCGCCGGCCCGGGCAGCCTGCCGCCGCAGCCGGTGGCCGAGGCCGGGTTGCGGATTCTGGCGCAGGACGATCTGCGCTCCCTGCTGCCGGAGGTGCGGATGCCGGTTCTGGTGCTGCATGGCCGGCAGGACGCCGTCATCCCCTTTGCCTCGGGAGAGGAGCTGGCCGCGGCGCTGCCGCAGGCCCGGCTGGTCGCCTTCGACGAAACCGGCCATGCCCCTTTCCTGTCCCGGCCTGAACAGGTTCGGCAGGAACTGGAAGGATTTCTGGCATGTCTTCCCCCGTCCTGAACCGGCAGCTGGTTCGCCGGCATTTCAGCAGCCACGCCGCCGACTACGACCGCTACGCCAGGGTGCAGAAGCGGGTGGTGGCCCGGCTTGGCGAACTGTTCGCCTGGCCGGCGACCTGCGGCCGGCCGGTGCTCGACGTCGGCACCGGCACCGGCTATCTGGCCCGGCGGATTCTCGAGCGCCGGCCGGAAACGCCGCTCGTCCTCTCCGACCTCGCCCACGGCATGACCTGTTGCGCCCGGCATAACCTGGGCGGCCTTTCCGCCGTCGACGCCGACGCGGTGGCGCTTCCCTTTGCCGATGCCGTGTTCGCCGGCGTCGTCTCGAGTTCGGTCTACCAGTGGGTCGTCCCCCTGGAGGCGGCCTTCGCCGAGGTGGAGCGGGTGCTGGAGGTGAACGGCTGGTTCGTCTTCGCCCTGTTCGGCGAAGGGTCGCTGTGCGAGCTGCGGCAGGCGCACGAGCAGGCGTCCCGCGCCTGCGGCCGTCACCGCTCGCATTTTCAGACCTTCCCCTCCGCCGGCCGGGTTGAGCAGGCCCTTGCGCGGGCGGGGCTGCGGCTCGAGCAGCTGCAGTCGGAACGGGAGGTCGAG
This region of Geothermobacter ehrlichii genomic DNA includes:
- a CDS encoding alpha/beta fold hydrolase; the protein is MAEILLPDGRRLAYSRSGAGRPLVLLHGWCMSRAVFREFLERPPAGCQVVAFDLPGHGASDPAAGASLADWVRDLAAAIELLRLQRPVLCGWSLGGMLCLQLAVQAGCSAAALVLIGTTPRFVNGDGWQVGVPPARLAAMRRDVRRSYRPAMERFYRMMFAENELAPAEYRRIARFAAGPGSLPPQPVAEAGLRILAQDDLRSLLPEVRMPVLVLHGRQDAVIPFASGEELAAALPQARLVAFDETGHAPFLSRPEQVRQELEGFLACLPPS
- a CDS encoding methyltransferase domain-containing protein, with amino-acid sequence MSSPVLNRQLVRRHFSSHAADYDRYARVQKRVVARLGELFAWPATCGRPVLDVGTGTGYLARRILERRPETPLVLSDLAHGMTCCARHNLGGLSAVDADAVALPFADAVFAGVVSSSVYQWVVPLEAAFAEVERVLEVNGWFVFALFGEGSLCELRQAHEQASRACGRHRSHFQTFPSAGRVEQALARAGLRLEQLQSEREVEYHPDVPSLLRSLKRIGAGNASASRPPGLASRRVMSAMIALYERRWRCEKGIPASYEVIYGIARKQG